In Sneathia sanguinegens, one genomic interval encodes:
- the dnaJ gene encoding molecular chaperone DnaJ, with amino-acid sequence MAKRDYYEVLGVNRNASQDEIKKAYRTLSKKYHPDLNPDDKEKATEKFREVSEAYEVLGDEKKRQMYDNYGQAAFENGGQGFSQGGFNFNTDFDISDIFENMFGGGFQSHSSYTNSRSRGRDLEYRVKLNLEDIVTDKTVTLEYYRDGKCSSCSGTGAESSEMVNCGNCSGQGHITHIQKTILGAMQQTTICPTCRGRGKVPKKLCSNCNGTGIKKEKITKEVKIPAGIENNTRMVLRGMGSYSGRDSDCGDLYIKVTIKEHEIFKRDGLNIYVEVPIKFTEAILGAKKEIPTLYGKMNVDIKEGTQYGDRKVLLGKGLKFKGQVGNQILIYKIEMPINLTDSQKEMLKKFDSSLNVDNYKNTETFWQKIKNFFK; translated from the coding sequence ATGGCTAAAAGAGATTATTATGAAGTATTAGGAGTAAATAGAAATGCTAGTCAAGATGAAATAAAAAAGGCTTATAGAACTTTATCTAAAAAGTATCACCCAGATTTAAATCCAGATGACAAAGAAAAAGCAACAGAAAAATTTAGAGAAGTTTCAGAAGCTTATGAAGTTTTAGGTGATGAAAAGAAAAGACAAATGTATGATAATTATGGTCAAGCAGCATTTGAAAATGGAGGTCAAGGCTTTTCACAAGGTGGCTTTAATTTCAACACAGATTTTGATATTTCTGATATATTTGAAAATATGTTTGGAGGTGGCTTTCAAAGCCACTCTTCATACACAAATTCAAGAAGTCGTGGAAGAGATTTGGAATATAGGGTTAAATTAAATCTTGAAGATATAGTTACTGATAAAACTGTTACACTTGAATATTATCGTGATGGTAAATGTTCTAGTTGTTCAGGTACAGGAGCTGAAAGTTCTGAAATGGTAAATTGTGGAAATTGTAGTGGTCAAGGGCATATTACACATATACAAAAAACAATACTTGGGGCTATGCAACAAACTACTATTTGCCCAACTTGTAGAGGTCGTGGAAAAGTTCCTAAGAAATTATGTTCTAATTGTAATGGTACTGGAATAAAGAAAGAAAAAATAACAAAAGAAGTTAAAATACCAGCAGGTATAGAAAATAATACTAGAATGGTATTAAGAGGTATGGGTTCTTATTCAGGTAGAGACAGTGATTGTGGTGATCTATATATTAAAGTTACTATAAAAGAACATGAAATATTCAAAAGAGATGGCTTAAATATTTATGTAGAAGTACCCATAAAATTCACTGAAGCAATACTTGGTGCAAAAAAAGAAATTCCAACTTTATACGGTAAAATGAATGTTGATATAAAAGAAGGAACTCAATATGGCGATAGAAAAGTTTTATTAGGAAAAGGGTTAAAATTTAAAGGTCAAGTAGGAAATCAAATTTTGATTTATAAAATAGAAATGCCAATTAATCTTACAGATTCTCAAAAAGAAATGTTAAAGAAATTTGATTCATCACTAAATGTAGATAATTATAAAAATACAGAAACATTTTGGCAAAAAATAAAGAATTTTTTCAAATAA